One genomic window of Aquisalimonas sp. 2447 includes the following:
- a CDS encoding DUF2066 domain-containing protein has protein sequence MGKRLLCLLLLCLFPALGFGASSMFDARVAVDSQSADERDDATREGLRGILVRLTGLEVPEQHPDLSSLLGDPGRFVQRYGYDDTDDGLELMVRFDGPAIQGRLVEAEVPIWSVDARPRTIAWVAMDRGGDRRILGGDESGELQDVLRRASSAAGLPLLFPLMDLEDQRAVSSSDIWGGFRGPVVDASERYDAEAVLVGRVARRGDGWRMRWAMFWEGDSHEWTVEAPDLEAGLADAVNQGVTQLASLHARVPDPDAVGSFTLRVQDINDLRGYGEVAQYLAGLRDVDAVEPVRVGEREVDFRLRIQGLTDRTLERLRSGRMLTEVEDASGNDDADGDALRPDYLFRFGG, from the coding sequence ATGGGAAAACGGTTGTTGTGTCTGCTTCTGCTGTGCCTGTTCCCGGCTCTGGGGTTCGGCGCCAGCAGCATGTTCGATGCCCGTGTTGCGGTGGACAGCCAGTCCGCCGATGAGCGGGATGACGCCACCCGGGAGGGGTTGCGCGGGATATTGGTGCGGCTTACCGGGCTGGAGGTGCCGGAGCAGCATCCGGATCTGTCGTCCTTGCTCGGTGACCCGGGGCGTTTCGTTCAGCGGTACGGCTACGACGACACCGATGATGGACTGGAACTGATGGTTCGCTTCGATGGTCCGGCGATCCAGGGGCGGTTGGTGGAGGCGGAAGTGCCCATCTGGTCGGTGGACGCGCGGCCCCGCACCATCGCCTGGGTGGCCATGGACCGGGGCGGTGACCGCCGCATCCTTGGTGGTGATGAGAGCGGTGAACTGCAGGACGTTCTGCGCCGTGCGTCCAGCGCTGCGGGTTTGCCGCTGTTGTTCCCGCTCATGGACCTGGAGGACCAGCGTGCGGTCAGCTCCTCGGACATCTGGGGTGGTTTCCGTGGACCGGTGGTTGACGCCTCGGAGCGGTATGACGCCGAAGCGGTTCTGGTTGGTCGGGTTGCTCGCCGGGGTGACGGTTGGCGTATGCGGTGGGCCATGTTCTGGGAAGGCGATTCCCACGAGTGGACGGTGGAGGCGCCGGACCTTGAGGCGGGGCTCGCGGATGCCGTGAACCAGGGTGTGACCCAGTTGGCCAGCTTGCATGCGCGTGTGCCGGACCCCGACGCGGTAGGGAGTTTTACCCTGCGTGTGCAGGACATCAACGACCTGCGGGGCTACGGTGAGGTGGCGCAGTATCTGGCGGGATTGCGTGACGTGGACGCCGTGGAGCCGGTGCGGGTCGGCGAGCGGGAAGTTGATTTCCGTCTGCGGATCCAGGGGCTGACGGACCGCACCCTGGAGCGCCTGCGCAGCGGCCGCATGCTCACTGAAGTGGAGGACGCTTCGGGGAATGATGACGCCGATGGAGACGCCCTACGTCCCGATTACCTGTTCCGGTTCGGAGGCTGA
- a CDS encoding YdiY family protein, whose product MRIRNLFLSGSLIAALCAQGALADTLVLTNGDRITGTFVEIEGGKVSFKPENADQTLSYPLDLVAQLRTDDIIQVLMEDGTEVRGRAVEGEDGEIRLDSEQFTDPVTFPVTAIQRGTGPDTPVRQPVRTTGNISLGVRVTDGNTRSQTYSGTADATVRTDVNRIRFAADFNRSEEGGEETVDNASGSVRYDHFVSDRFYLNSNVSLARDRFRDLRLRSTVGVGLGYQFFEFPTRNLSAELGVSYVNEDRYEDENESNPAGRWGIDYEERFAGNGIRLFHSQTGLVNLEDTEDVVISSRTGVRFPFVIGMTGTFQVNVDYENQPPLDNRRIDTAYILTAGYSW is encoded by the coding sequence TTGCGCATCCGAAACCTGTTCCTGAGTGGTTCCCTGATCGCCGCGCTGTGCGCCCAGGGGGCCCTGGCCGACACGCTGGTACTGACCAACGGCGACCGCATCACCGGCACTTTCGTGGAGATTGAAGGCGGCAAGGTCAGCTTCAAGCCGGAGAATGCAGACCAGACCTTATCGTATCCCCTCGACCTGGTGGCGCAACTCCGCACCGATGACATCATTCAGGTTCTGATGGAAGACGGCACCGAGGTCAGAGGTCGGGCCGTGGAAGGCGAAGACGGCGAGATCCGCCTGGACAGCGAGCAGTTCACCGACCCGGTCACGTTCCCGGTCACCGCGATTCAGCGCGGCACCGGCCCGGACACCCCGGTGCGCCAGCCGGTCAGGACCACCGGCAATATCAGCCTGGGCGTCCGCGTCACCGACGGCAACACGCGCAGCCAGACCTATAGCGGCACCGCCGACGCGACGGTCCGCACCGACGTCAACCGCATCCGCTTCGCCGCCGACTTCAACCGTTCCGAGGAAGGCGGCGAGGAAACCGTGGACAATGCCTCCGGCTCCGTGCGCTACGATCATTTCGTCTCGGACCGGTTCTACCTCAACAGCAACGTCTCGCTAGCCCGTGACCGCTTCCGCGACCTGCGCCTGCGGTCGACGGTGGGTGTTGGCCTCGGTTACCAGTTCTTCGAGTTCCCGACGCGCAACCTCTCTGCCGAACTGGGCGTCAGCTACGTCAACGAGGATCGCTACGAGGACGAGAACGAGTCCAACCCCGCCGGCCGCTGGGGCATCGATTACGAGGAACGTTTCGCCGGCAACGGCATTCGTCTGTTCCACAGCCAGACCGGTCTGGTTAATCTCGAGGATACCGAGGACGTGGTCATCAGCAGCCGCACCGGGGTACGCTTCCCGTTCGTCATCGGCATGACGGGCACATTCCAGGTCAATGTGGACTACGAGAACCAGCCCCCGCTGGACAATCGCCGCATTGACACCGCGTACATACTCACCGCTGGCTACAGCTGGTAA
- the hda gene encoding DnaA regulatory inactivator Hda, whose product MGPSSSSLPIQLPLGIRWDDSASVESFLAGDNRQAVAAVERLLAGDEVSVYLRGGPGTGKSHLLQAAARACSQQGVPAAYLPLGADLGGGTDVLDGMEQLGLVALDDIQAVAGDSAWEVALFHAFNRMRDAGTPLLLAAVDRPEAIGLQLPDLLSRLQWGLMERLHPMDDDQRLAALRHRAELRGLDLPPEAGQYLMRRQPRDLRSLFGLLETLDRAALAEQRRLTVPFIRKVLEAEGQAL is encoded by the coding sequence GTGGGGCCGTCATCGTCATCGTTGCCAATCCAGCTGCCCCTCGGCATTCGCTGGGATGACTCTGCCAGCGTGGAGAGTTTCCTCGCCGGGGACAACCGGCAGGCCGTCGCGGCCGTGGAGCGCCTGCTGGCCGGGGACGAGGTGTCCGTTTACCTGCGCGGGGGGCCGGGCACCGGCAAGAGCCACCTGCTGCAGGCGGCAGCCCGTGCGTGCAGTCAACAGGGTGTGCCGGCCGCCTATCTGCCCCTCGGGGCCGATCTCGGCGGTGGCACCGACGTTCTGGATGGCATGGAGCAGCTCGGCCTGGTGGCCCTGGACGACATCCAGGCCGTGGCCGGTGATTCCGCCTGGGAGGTCGCGCTGTTCCACGCCTTCAACCGCATGCGCGATGCCGGTACACCGCTGCTTCTGGCGGCGGTGGACCGCCCCGAGGCCATCGGTCTGCAGCTCCCCGACCTTCTCTCCCGCCTGCAGTGGGGGCTGATGGAACGGCTGCATCCCATGGACGACGACCAGCGACTGGCCGCCCTGCGCCACCGCGCGGAGCTGCGGGGGCTGGATTTGCCTCCGGAGGCCGGCCAGTACCTGATGCGGCGACAGCCCCGGGATCTGCGTTCCCTGTTTGGCCTGCTGGAGACGCTGGATCGCGCCGCGCTGGCCGAACAGCGCCGGCTAACGGTGCCGTTCATCCGCAAGGTGCTGGAGGCGGAAGGGCAGGCTCTCTGA
- a CDS encoding DUF2069 domain-containing protein — translation MNSVRLTHRLTITAHLGLIILLLSWPTWLAPPANPGLVAPLLLLAVGPLAAGVRGILYGRPYTCAWTSLLSMGYFVHGVAYINSPDITRWLAGAEIVLSLLLFLGCVLYVRLTRDQG, via the coding sequence ATGAACTCCGTGCGGCTGACCCACCGCCTGACCATCACCGCCCACCTTGGTCTGATCATCCTGCTTTTGAGCTGGCCTACCTGGCTGGCTCCCCCGGCAAACCCGGGACTGGTGGCGCCTCTGCTGTTACTGGCCGTGGGACCACTGGCCGCGGGGGTACGGGGCATTCTGTACGGCAGACCGTACACTTGCGCCTGGACGAGTCTGCTGTCCATGGGGTATTTCGTCCACGGTGTGGCCTACATCAACTCGCCTGATATCACCCGTTGGCTGGCCGGCGCGGAAATTGTGCTGAGCCTGCTGCTGTTCCTGGGCTGCGTCCTCTATGTACGGCTGACCCGGGATCAGGGCTGA